In the genome of Streptomyces violaceoruber, the window AGTGCGAACAGCAGGCCCAGAACGGCGGCGAACGCCATCCCCGCGGTCGTGATCAGCGTGCTTCTTGGCTTACGCATGTGTCTCCTTCGATGGCGGGCGAGCATGCACCTGACAACGTTGTCCCGCACCCCGGGGCGGACATTTACCGGTTAACCGATAGGGACCGTAGGGACACCTGGCAAGCCTGTCAATCCGTCATGCAGGGGCAGTTGACGCAGGTGAACGACCTGGATACGCGGGCTTCACACTCTGGTCAGCGCGTTTAGCGGTTTAGCAAAAAGAAGGGGCGCGACATGATGCCGCGCCCCTCCCGGTGGCCGTTCCGCCGCTACGAACGCGGCGACGCCGTCGACGCCCGCGGCACCAGTGACGGAGTCGCCACCGGCCGGGACGTCACGTCCTTGCCCGCCAGCACGTCGAACAGCACCCGCGTCACCTGCGCGCCGAAGCCGTGCACGTCGTGACTCATCGCCGACAGCGTCGGATGGGTCAGCCGGCACAACTGGGAGTCGTCCCAGGCGAGCAGCGACAGGTCGTCCGGCACGGAGACGCCCATCTCGGCGGCGACGCCGAGTCCGGCGACGGCCATGATGTCGTTGTCGTAGAGGATCGCCGTGGGCCGCTCGGCGGACAGCAGCAGGGAGCGGGTGGCGCGCGCGCCGTCCTCGCCCGAGAAGCCCGTCTCGACGTGCGGCCCGCGGTCGAGCCCGAGTTCGCTCAGGGTCCGTTCGAACGCCGTCGTCCGGATCGCGCTGTGCCCGAGCCCCCGGGGACCGCCCACGTGCGCGATGCGCCGGTGTCCCAGCACCGCCAGGTAGCGCACCGCCTCCGCGACGGCGGCGGCGTCGTCCGTCCACACCGACGGGAACCCGCCGGTGAGGGACGGGTGGCCGACCGCCACGGCGGGCAGGCCGATCCGCCCGAGCGGGCCGATCCGGGGATCCTCCTGGTGGAAGTCGACCAGGATCGAGCCCCCCACCTGCCGCTCCCGCCACCAGCGTTCCTGGAGCCCGATCTCCTCTTCCAGGGAGCCGACCAGGCGCAGCAGCAGCGAGCAGTCGCGTTCGGCCAGCACGCTCTCGATGCCCGAGACGAACTCCATGTAGAACGGCTCGAGGCCCAGCAGCCGCGCGGGGCGGCAGATCGCCAGCCCCACGGTGTCGACGGACTGGCGCGACAGGCTGCGGGCCGAGGAGTTCGGGGCCCAGCCCAGCTGCCGGGCCACCGCGAAGATCCGTTCGCGGGTGGCGTCGGAGACGCCCGGCTTGTCGTTGAAGGCCAGGGACACGGCGCCCTTGGACACACCGGCGGCCGCGGCGACGTCCTTGATGGTCACGCGGACGGACGGTGTACTCACGCCGGTTCCACGCAGAACAGAGCCGCCCGTACGGCGTTGGCCCCGGTCTCGGCCGCGCCCGTGACCCGCAGGCGCAGCCGCTCGCCGGGGAGCAGGGTGCGCAGTCCGGTGTCGCAGACCGCGTCCGGCCCGAGTCGGTCGGCCTGGAGGAGGAGGTCGCGTACGAGGGTGTGTGCGGTTACCACGACCTCGACATTACCGGTACCGGATCCCACCGGGGACTCCACGGCCACGTCGTAGTGCGGTACCGGGTAGGCGAAGTCCCGGTCCGTCACGCAGAAGTGCACGCTGCGCAGATCCTCGCTGTCGGCGACGAGGAACTCCTTGGCCGACCGAGGGGCGGGGGCCAGTTCCTGCGGCACGGTCCGCCGGTGCACCGAACGGGCGGGCACGGTCACGTCGATCGCGCGCCCGGCCGCCTCGGTGCCGTCCGCGCGCAGGCGGCGCAGGGTCACGCGGGCCTGCCAGGGTTCGGCGGACTGGTTGACGACGGCGAGCACGGGCGGGCCCCCGTGGCCGTCACCCGGCTGCACCGTGAGGAGCCGGTCCGCGTAGACCCGGCGCAGCTCGTGGTAGAGCGGCTTGAGCCGGCCGTCGCCGTCGATGGCCGACCAGGAGCTGACCGGCCAGCAGTCGTTGATCTGCCAGACGACGGTGCCCGCGCAGACCGGCCAGTGTGAGCGCCAGTGCTCGATCCCGGTGGCGATCGCGCGGGCCTGCACGACCTGGGTGAGGTAGTGCCAGCGGTCGAAGTCGCCCTCGGGCAGTGCGAAGTGGCGTTCCACACCGCGGTTGAGCTTGCCGTTGCCGTCCTCGGCCTTCTGGTGGTGCAGCATGCCGGGCGAGTCGGGCGCCAGCCGTTCGCCGGGCAGCGCGCGCCGCAGGGTCGCCATCGCGGGCGGCGCCTGCCAGCCGAACTCCGACACGAACCGGGGCACCGAGTCGCGGTACTCGGCGTAGTCGCGGCGGTTCCAGACCTCCCAGGAGTGGTACGTGCCGTGGGCCGGGTCGTTGGGGTGGTGGTCCCAGGAGCCGGACCAGGGGCTGCCCGCGGTGTAGGGGCGGGTGGGGTCGAGTTCGGCGACGATCCGCGGGAGCAGGTCCAGGTAGTAGCCGCCGCCCCAGGAGTCGCCGCGCAGCTCGGGCTCCCAGTCCCAGTCGCGGAAGCCCCAGAGGTTCTCGTTGTTGCCGTTCCACAGGACGAGTGAAGGGTGCGGCATGAGCCGGACAACGTTGTCGCGGGCCTCGGCCTCGACCTCACCGCGCAGCGGCTGCTCCTCCGGGTAGGCGGCGCAGGCGAAGAGGAAGTCCTGCCAGACCATGAGGCCCAGTTCGTCGCAGGCGTCGTAGAAGGCGTCGTCCTCGTAGATGCCGCCGCCCCAAATCCGTACCAGGTCCACGCCCGCGTCGGCCGTCTGACGCAGCCGGGTGCGGTAGCGCTCCGGGGTGATCCTGGACGGGAAGACGTCGTCGGGGATCCAGTTCACGCCGCGTGCGAAGACGCGTTCGCCGTTGACGACGAGGGTGAATCCGGTGCCGTGCGAGTCCGCCGAGCGGTCCACTTCCACGGTCCGGAAGCCGATCCGCCGGTGCCAGGTGTCGAGGGAGCGCTCTTCGCCACCGGGACCGGCGGCTTCTTCGACGAGCGCGAGTTCCAGGTCGTACAGGGGCTGGTCGCCGTAGCCGCGGGGCCACCACAGGTCGGCGTCGGGCACCTGAAGGGTCAGCACCGCGTGCGTCCCCTCCACCGCGCCGCGCGCCTCGGCGAGGCCGTTTCCGACGGTGGCGCGCACGGCGAGCGGGCGGGTCGTCCCCTGCGCCGTCCGCTCGACCTCCACCCGCAGCTCGACGCGGCCGGTGCCGCCGTGGACCGTCACCAGCGGGCGTACGCCGGCCAGCCGGGCCGTCGACCACCGCTCCAGCCGGACCGGACGCCAGATGCCGGCGGTCACCAGGGTCGGGCCCCAGTCCCAGCCGAAGCCGCACGCCATCTTGCGGATGTACTGGAAGGGCTCCGGGTAGACGTTGGGACGCTCCCCGGTCAGTGCCCGCACCGAGGCCGCCTCGTCGTACGCGGAGGCGAAGTCCACCTCCAGCAGCCCGTGGCGCCCGGTGACGTCGAAGCGGTGGCGCCGGTGCATGTTCCGGGTGCGGCCCAGTTCCCGTCCGTCCAGGGTGATGGTCGCGGCGGTGTCCAGGCCGTCGAAGACCAGGTCCGTCCGCTCGTGCTCGGGCGCGGCGGTGGCGGTATCGGTGCAGGTGGCCGGCAGGTCGCGGACGTAGGTCCAGGCCCGCTGTCCGACCCAGGCCACGTCGGACTCGTTGACGCCGAGGAAGGGGTCCGGGATCAGGCCGGCCGTGAGCAGATCGGTGTGGACGCAGCCGGGGACCTGGGCGGGCAGCAGGTCATCACTGTGGCGGAGGCTCCAGCCCTCGGCGAGCGGGACGACTTCCTTCATGTACGGCTCCTTCGGCGGGACGGACTCGGT includes:
- a CDS encoding LacI family DNA-binding transcriptional regulator; its protein translation is MSTPSVRVTIKDVAAAAGVSKGAVSLAFNDKPGVSDATRERIFAVARQLGWAPNSSARSLSRQSVDTVGLAICRPARLLGLEPFYMEFVSGIESVLAERDCSLLLRLVGSLEEEIGLQERWWRERQVGGSILVDFHQEDPRIGPLGRIGLPAVAVGHPSLTGGFPSVWTDDAAAVAEAVRYLAVLGHRRIAHVGGPRGLGHSAIRTTAFERTLSELGLDRGPHVETGFSGEDGARATRSLLLSAERPTAILYDNDIMAVAGLGVAAEMGVSVPDDLSLLAWDDSQLCRLTHPTLSAMSHDVHGFGAQVTRVLFDVLAGKDVTSRPVATPSLVPRASTASPRS
- a CDS encoding glycoside hydrolase family 2 protein, which produces MKEVVPLAEGWSLRHSDDLLPAQVPGCVHTDLLTAGLIPDPFLGVNESDVAWVGQRAWTYVRDLPATCTDTATAAPEHERTDLVFDGLDTAATITLDGRELGRTRNMHRRHRFDVTGRHGLLEVDFASAYDEAASVRALTGERPNVYPEPFQYIRKMACGFGWDWGPTLVTAGIWRPVRLERWSTARLAGVRPLVTVHGGTGRVELRVEVERTAQGTTRPLAVRATVGNGLAEARGAVEGTHAVLTLQVPDADLWWPRGYGDQPLYDLELALVEEAAGPGGEERSLDTWHRRIGFRTVEVDRSADSHGTGFTLVVNGERVFARGVNWIPDDVFPSRITPERYRTRLRQTADAGVDLVRIWGGGIYEDDAFYDACDELGLMVWQDFLFACAAYPEEQPLRGEVEAEARDNVVRLMPHPSLVLWNGNNENLWGFRDWDWEPELRGDSWGGGYYLDLLPRIVAELDPTRPYTAGSPWSGSWDHHPNDPAHGTYHSWEVWNRRDYAEYRDSVPRFVSEFGWQAPPAMATLRRALPGERLAPDSPGMLHHQKAEDGNGKLNRGVERHFALPEGDFDRWHYLTQVVQARAIATGIEHWRSHWPVCAGTVVWQINDCWPVSSWSAIDGDGRLKPLYHELRRVYADRLLTVQPGDGHGGPPVLAVVNQSAEPWQARVTLRRLRADGTEAAGRAIDVTVPARSVHRRTVPQELAPAPRSAKEFLVADSEDLRSVHFCVTDRDFAYPVPHYDVAVESPVGSGTGNVEVVVTAHTLVRDLLLQADRLGPDAVCDTGLRTLLPGERLRLRVTGAAETGANAVRAALFCVEPA